From Bosea sp. NBC_00550, the proteins below share one genomic window:
- a CDS encoding primosomal protein N' — MAQFDLIDDETTAADQGGTVDVLIPLGLDQAYSYAVPAGLVLQPGDVVQVPLGPREIVGVVWEAGSGRGGNLKKVTGKLDMPPLDPALMKLVDWVAWYTLAPKGSVLALALRRPPDDAPERPKLGVRLVGPPPGRMTPARARAMAAAEGGLLIAKSALAEAASVSSAVIDSLVDAGTFAVEPLPREAIAAAPDPNHAVPELSDGQGAVAQALVASVQAKTFGVSLLEGVTGSGKTEVYFEAVAEAIRQGRQSLILMPEIALTAQFIDRFEARFGVRPGLWHSAVTGRKRERLQAAIASGEAKVVAGARSALFLPYKDLGLIVVDEEHEAAYKQEDGVSYHARDMAVVRGRIENAPVVLASATPSLETRVNAERGRYAHLKLPERFGGRELPVLGLVDLRRDKPERGRWLSGALVKAIEANIEAKEQSLLFLNRRGYAPLTLCRDCGHRFQCPNCTAWLVDHRFRRALVCHHCGHVERRPHECPACHQPESLMACGPGVERLAEEVATLFPQARSIVLSSDFPGGTERLKTELMAVAEGAFDIVIGTQLVAKGHNFPGMTLVGVVDADLGLTSGDPRAAERTFQALRQVTGRAGRGEKPGRALLQTHDPEHPVLKALISGDPERFYAAEEASREAAGLPPFGRLAALIVSANSQAESESHARTLARCADAGDGIMVLGPAEAPLAVLRGRHRMRLIVKTAREINLQDYLRAWLKRAPKPKGSVRVAIDVDPQSFL; from the coding sequence ATGGCGCAGTTCGATTTGATCGATGACGAAACGACAGCGGCGGATCAGGGCGGCACGGTCGACGTGCTGATTCCGCTCGGGCTCGACCAGGCCTACAGCTATGCCGTGCCGGCGGGGCTCGTCCTCCAGCCCGGCGATGTCGTGCAGGTGCCGCTCGGGCCGCGCGAGATCGTCGGTGTCGTCTGGGAGGCCGGCAGCGGACGCGGCGGCAATCTCAAGAAGGTCACCGGCAAGCTCGACATGCCGCCGCTCGATCCGGCGCTGATGAAGCTGGTCGACTGGGTGGCGTGGTACACGCTGGCGCCCAAGGGCTCGGTTCTGGCGCTGGCGCTGCGCCGGCCACCGGACGATGCGCCGGAGCGGCCGAAGCTGGGTGTCAGGCTCGTCGGCCCGCCGCCCGGCCGAATGACGCCGGCCCGCGCCCGCGCCATGGCCGCCGCCGAGGGTGGGTTGCTGATCGCGAAATCGGCGCTGGCCGAGGCGGCGTCGGTCAGTTCCGCCGTGATCGATTCCCTCGTCGATGCCGGCACCTTCGCCGTCGAGCCGCTGCCGCGCGAGGCGATCGCAGCCGCGCCCGATCCGAACCATGCCGTGCCCGAGCTGTCCGACGGGCAGGGCGCGGTCGCGCAGGCGCTTGTCGCATCCGTGCAGGCGAAGACGTTCGGCGTCTCGCTGCTCGAAGGCGTGACGGGCTCGGGCAAGACGGAGGTCTATTTCGAGGCGGTGGCCGAGGCGATCCGGCAGGGCCGCCAGAGCCTGATCCTGATGCCGGAAATCGCGCTGACGGCACAGTTCATCGATCGTTTCGAGGCGCGCTTCGGCGTCCGGCCGGGGCTATGGCATTCGGCCGTCACCGGCCGCAAGCGCGAGCGGCTGCAGGCGGCGATCGCGAGTGGCGAGGCGAAGGTGGTGGCGGGCGCCCGCTCGGCCCTGTTCCTGCCCTACAAGGACCTCGGCCTCATCGTCGTCGATGAGGAGCACGAGGCGGCCTACAAGCAGGAGGACGGCGTCTCCTACCATGCCCGCGACATGGCGGTGGTGCGCGGCCGCATCGAGAACGCGCCGGTCGTGCTGGCCTCCGCCACGCCGTCGCTGGAGACCCGCGTCAATGCCGAGCGCGGGCGCTATGCCCACCTCAAATTGCCGGAGCGTTTCGGCGGGCGCGAATTGCCGGTGCTCGGCCTCGTCGATCTGCGCCGGGACAAGCCCGAGCGGGGCCGCTGGCTGTCGGGCGCGCTGGTCAAGGCGATCGAGGCCAATATCGAAGCCAAGGAGCAGTCGCTGCTGTTCCTCAACCGGCGCGGCTATGCGCCGCTGACGCTGTGCCGGGACTGCGGCCATCGCTTCCAGTGCCCGAACTGCACGGCCTGGCTGGTCGACCATCGCTTCCGCCGGGCGCTGGTCTGCCATCATTGCGGCCATGTCGAGCGCCGGCCGCATGAGTGCCCGGCCTGCCACCAGCCCGAGAGCCTGATGGCCTGCGGGCCGGGCGTGGAGCGGCTGGCCGAGGAGGTCGCGACGCTTTTTCCACAGGCGCGTTCGATCGTGCTCTCCAGCGATTTTCCGGGCGGAACCGAGCGCCTGAAGACGGAGCTGATGGCGGTGGCCGAGGGCGCGTTCGACATCGTCATCGGCACGCAGCTCGTCGCCAAGGGCCACAACTTCCCCGGCATGACGCTGGTCGGCGTCGTCGATGCCGATCTCGGCCTGACGTCGGGCGATCCGCGCGCGGCCGAGCGCACTTTCCAGGCACTGCGGCAGGTCACGGGCCGCGCAGGGCGGGGCGAGAAACCCGGCCGCGCCCTGCTTCAGACGCATGACCCGGAGCATCCCGTGTTGAAGGCGCTGATCTCGGGCGACCCGGAGCGCTTTTATGCCGCAGAGGAGGCTTCGCGGGAGGCGGCGGGGCTGCCGCCCTTCGGCCGGCTCGCGGCGCTGATCGTCTCGGCGAACAGCCAGGCCGAGTCCGAAAGCCATGCCCGCACGCTGGCGCGCTGCGCCGACGCCGGGGACGGAATCATGGTGCTGGGGCCGGCTGAAGCGCCCCTGGCGGTGCTGCGCGGGCGCCATCGCATGCGTCTGATCGTCAAGACAGCACGCGAGATCAACCTGCAGGACTATCTCCGCGCCTGGCTGAAGCGGGCGCCCAAGCCCAAGGGTTCGGTCAGGGTCGCGATCGACGTCGATCCGCAAAGCTTCCTTTGA
- a CDS encoding ABC transporter substrate-binding protein, giving the protein MTTRRELLAGAGLAALAAQLPVVALAQAKDSVTIAQTLEPPTLDPTSGAAQAIREVTLQNIFEGLVKMDRTGKLQPCLAESWTIADDNVTYSFKLRQGARFHDDTPFTAEQVKFSFERAVAPDSTNAQRQLFAPIAEIATPDPATVVIKLKQPTANFLYGLSWGDAVIVAPASAANNKTSPVGTGPFKFLRWNRGDRLELARFDGYWGEKPALARAIFRFMSDPQAQVAALRAGDVDAHTNLAAPEAVPQLKADARLKVTIGRTEGETVLATNNAKPPFDNLKVRQAIAHALDRKTIALGVYGFDVDLIGSHFSPLHPAYVDLTNTYPYDPAKAKALLAEAGFPNGFNCTLKLPPPSYARRLGEIVAALLAQIGINAAIEPLEFPQWLERVFRNKDYDLSIIAHTEPLDIDIYARDGYYFQYKDPAFKELIAKIAVTLPEAERNALYKQAQEKLARDAVNGFLFILPKITVANAALEGMWTDWPLPVTPLAELRWR; this is encoded by the coding sequence ATGACGACGCGGCGTGAACTCCTGGCAGGGGCAGGACTGGCGGCGCTGGCGGCGCAGCTTCCCGTCGTCGCGCTGGCGCAGGCGAAGGACAGCGTCACCATCGCCCAGACGCTGGAGCCGCCGACGCTCGATCCGACCTCCGGCGCCGCGCAGGCGATCCGCGAAGTCACGCTGCAGAACATCTTCGAGGGGCTGGTCAAGATGGACCGGACCGGCAAGCTGCAGCCTTGCCTCGCCGAGAGCTGGACCATCGCCGACGACAACGTCACCTACAGCTTCAAGCTGCGGCAGGGCGCGAGATTCCATGACGACACGCCCTTCACCGCCGAGCAGGTGAAATTCTCCTTCGAGCGGGCCGTCGCGCCCGATTCGACCAATGCCCAGCGCCAGCTCTTCGCGCCGATCGCCGAGATCGCGACGCCGGACCCGGCGACTGTGGTGATCAAGCTCAAGCAGCCGACGGCGAACTTCCTCTACGGCCTGAGCTGGGGCGATGCGGTGATCGTCGCGCCGGCGAGCGCCGCCAACAACAAGACCAGCCCTGTCGGCACCGGCCCATTCAAATTCCTGCGCTGGAATCGCGGCGACCGGCTCGAGCTCGCCCGCTTCGACGGGTATTGGGGCGAGAAGCCGGCGCTGGCCAGGGCGATCTTCCGCTTCATGTCGGACCCGCAGGCGCAGGTCGCGGCGCTCAGGGCCGGCGATGTCGATGCGCACACCAATCTGGCGGCGCCCGAGGCGGTGCCGCAGCTCAAGGCCGATGCCAGGCTCAAGGTCACGATCGGCCGCACCGAGGGCGAGACGGTTCTCGCCACCAACAACGCCAAGCCGCCCTTCGACAACCTCAAGGTCCGGCAGGCCATTGCGCACGCGCTCGACCGCAAGACCATCGCGCTCGGCGTCTACGGTTTCGACGTCGACCTGATAGGCAGCCATTTCTCGCCGCTGCACCCGGCCTATGTCGACCTGACCAACACCTATCCCTACGATCCGGCCAAGGCGAAGGCGCTGCTGGCCGAAGCCGGCTTCCCGAACGGCTTCAACTGCACGCTCAAGCTGCCGCCGCCTTCCTATGCCCGCCGCTTGGGCGAGATCGTCGCGGCGCTGCTGGCGCAGATCGGCATCAACGCCGCGATCGAGCCGCTTGAGTTCCCGCAATGGCTGGAGCGGGTCTTCCGCAACAAGGACTACGACCTCAGCATCATCGCCCATACCGAGCCGCTCGACATCGATATCTATGCGCGCGACGGCTACTACTTCCAGTACAAGGACCCCGCCTTCAAGGAGCTGATCGCCAAGATCGCGGTGACCCTGCCCGAGGCCGAGCGCAACGCGCTCTACAAGCAGGCGCAGGAGAAGCTGGCGCGCGACGCGGTCAACGGCTTCCTCTTCATCCTGCCGAAGATCACGGTCGCCAACGCCGCCCTGGAGGGCATGTGGACCGACTGGCCATTGCCGGTGACGCCGCTCGCGGAGCTGCGCTGGCGGTGA
- the uxaC gene encoding glucuronate isomerase has protein sequence MLLHDDRLFPADPVTRGIARRLFATIRDLPIISPHGHTDPRWYAEDNAFPDPATLFVKPDHYIFRMLYSQGIRLEELGIARKDGGEVESDPRKIWRLFADNWHLFRGTPTRLWFEHAASTVFGVNERLTPENADRIYDKIAAKLEEPELRPRALFERFKIEAISTTEGALDDLKWHDMIRSSGWGGKVVTAYRPDSVVDPEFEGFADNLDKFGELTGEDIGSWTGYLAAHRKRRAYFKERGATSSDHGHATARTANLSDADAEKLYAKILKGKVSAKDADLFRGQMLTEMAKMSLDDGLVLQIHPGSHRNHNAALFEHFGRDMGCDIPTATNYVEALKPLLDAVGNEPNLTVIAFTLDETAYSRELAPLAGHYPALRLGPGWWFLDAPEAMLRFRELTTETAGFYNTVGFNDDTRAYLSIPARHDVARRVDCAYLAKLVAEHRLEEDEAAEVAYDLAYRLAKEAYKL, from the coding sequence ATGCTGTTGCACGATGATCGCCTCTTCCCCGCCGATCCGGTGACGCGCGGCATCGCGCGACGGCTCTTCGCCACCATCCGCGACCTGCCGATCATCTCCCCGCACGGCCATACCGATCCGCGCTGGTACGCCGAGGACAACGCCTTTCCCGATCCGGCGACGCTCTTCGTCAAGCCGGACCACTACATCTTCCGCATGCTCTATTCGCAGGGCATCCGGCTGGAAGAGCTCGGCATCGCCCGCAAGGATGGCGGAGAGGTCGAGAGCGATCCGCGCAAGATCTGGCGCCTGTTCGCCGACAACTGGCATCTCTTCAGGGGCACGCCGACCCGGCTCTGGTTCGAGCACGCCGCCTCGACGGTCTTCGGCGTCAACGAGCGCCTGACGCCGGAAAACGCGGACAGGATCTACGACAAGATCGCCGCCAAGCTGGAAGAGCCCGAGCTGCGCCCCCGCGCCCTGTTCGAGCGCTTCAAGATCGAGGCGATCAGCACGACCGAAGGCGCGCTCGACGATCTCAAATGGCACGACATGATCCGCTCGTCCGGCTGGGGCGGCAAGGTCGTGACAGCCTATCGGCCCGACAGCGTCGTCGATCCGGAATTCGAGGGCTTCGCCGACAATCTCGATAAATTCGGCGAGCTGACGGGCGAGGATATCGGCAGCTGGACCGGCTACCTTGCCGCCCACCGCAAGCGGCGCGCCTATTTCAAGGAGCGCGGCGCCACCTCCTCAGACCACGGCCATGCCACGGCGCGCACTGCCAATCTCTCGGATGCGGATGCCGAAAAGCTCTATGCCAAGATCCTCAAGGGCAAGGTTTCGGCCAAGGACGCGGACCTCTTCCGCGGCCAAATGCTGACCGAGATGGCGAAGATGAGCCTCGATGACGGGCTCGTGCTGCAGATCCATCCCGGCTCCCATCGCAATCACAACGCTGCGCTGTTCGAGCATTTCGGCCGCGACATGGGCTGCGACATCCCCACCGCCACCAACTATGTCGAAGCGCTGAAGCCGCTGCTCGACGCCGTCGGCAACGAGCCTAACCTGACCGTGATAGCCTTCACCCTCGACGAAACCGCCTATTCGCGCGAGCTCGCACCGCTCGCCGGGCATTATCCGGCGCTGCGGCTCGGACCGGGCTGGTGGTTCCTCGATGCGCCCGAAGCCATGCTGCGCTTCCGCGAACTGACGACCGAGACGGCCGGCTTCTACAACACCGTCGGCTTCAACGACGACACCCGCGCCTATCTCTCGATCCCGGCGCGCCACGATGTCGCCCGCCGGGTCGACTGCGCCTATCTCGCCAAGCTCGTCGCCGAGCATCGGCTGGAAGAGGACGAGGCGGCCGAGGTCGCCTACGACCTCGCCTATCGCCTCGCCAAGGAGGCCTACAAGCTGTGA
- a CDS encoding ABC transporter permease — MSAVEDKAPGGRRHWWLAPSFVIGAVIAVLVIAAALTSYVWTPYQPTQMAILNRLKGPSATNWFGTDQFGRDVFSMIMVGARNSLAVGLGAVGIGMVLGTALGLAASVRRDGILDHLIMRTADFTHAFPAVLTAIMMTAITGPGMLNAVVAIAVLNLPYFARLARGAALQIWAQDFIQAARAAGLDNRQITLRHVLPNIAGILVVQATIQFALAVLAEAGLSYLGLGTQPPNPSWGRMLNEAQTFMATQPWLAIFPGAAIALTVLGFNLLGDGLRDAVDPRLRRAR; from the coding sequence ATGAGCGCGGTCGAGGACAAGGCGCCCGGCGGCAGGCGGCATTGGTGGCTGGCGCCGTCATTCGTCATCGGCGCGGTCATCGCGGTGCTCGTCATCGCCGCCGCGCTGACATCTTACGTCTGGACGCCCTATCAGCCGACACAGATGGCGATCCTCAACCGCCTCAAGGGGCCTTCCGCAACGAACTGGTTCGGCACCGACCAGTTCGGCCGCGACGTCTTCTCGATGATCATGGTCGGGGCGCGCAATTCGCTGGCGGTGGGGCTGGGCGCCGTCGGCATCGGCATGGTGCTGGGCACCGCGCTGGGGCTCGCGGCCTCCGTCCGGCGCGACGGCATCCTCGACCACCTCATCATGCGCACCGCCGATTTCACCCATGCCTTCCCGGCCGTGCTGACCGCGATCATGATGACCGCGATCACCGGGCCCGGCATGCTCAACGCCGTCGTCGCCATCGCCGTGCTGAACCTGCCCTATTTCGCGCGACTTGCACGCGGAGCGGCCTTGCAGATCTGGGCGCAGGACTTCATCCAGGCGGCGCGTGCGGCCGGGCTCGACAACCGGCAGATCACGCTGCGCCATGTCCTGCCCAATATCGCCGGCATCCTGGTGGTGCAGGCGACGATCCAGTTCGCGCTCGCCGTGCTGGCCGAGGCGGGGCTGTCCTATCTTGGCCTCGGCACGCAGCCGCCGAACCCGTCCTGGGGTCGGATGCTCAACGAAGCCCAGACCTTCATGGCGACGCAGCCCTGGCTTGCGATCTTTCCGGGTGCCGCGATCGCGTTGACCGTGCTGGGATTCAACCTGCTCGGCGACGGCCTGCGCGACGCAGTCGATCCGCGCCTGCGCCGTGCCCGGTGA
- a CDS encoding amidase, which translates to MTDLADLSAAELLAAYKARRLSPVDVTEAVIARIAVWEPKLDALYAYDPESAHAQAKASEARWLKGEALPLDGVPCTIKENIRTKGVAVPLGTAANDLAPAATDAPPAARLREAGCVILAKTTMPDYGMLSSGLSSFHKPARNPWDITKNPGGSSAGAGSAGAAGYGPLHVGTDIGGSIRLPAGWCGLVGLKPSFGRVPIDPTYYGRVAGPMTRTVADAALMMRELSKPDARDGMSLPPQELDWLAVDIDLKGLRIGLQLDAGIGLAVEPETKAAIEAAARAFADAGAIVEPVSPYLTREMLDGLDDFWRQRAWVDIGALSPEKQAKVLPYIFAWAEGGKALPGDRVYRGMSQMIAMRDAALKAIAPYDFILSPVSPVPSFPAEWASPIDDPTRPFEHICFTVAANMSDQPAISVHAGLTSVGLPIGLQITGKRFDDLGVLRMARAWEAMRGAIAWPVLPA; encoded by the coding sequence ATGACCGATCTTGCCGATCTGAGCGCCGCCGAGCTTCTCGCCGCCTATAAGGCGCGCCGGCTGTCGCCGGTCGACGTCACGGAAGCGGTGATCGCCCGCATCGCGGTCTGGGAGCCGAAGCTCGACGCGCTCTACGCCTATGACCCCGAGAGCGCGCACGCGCAGGCCAAGGCCTCCGAGGCGCGCTGGCTGAAGGGCGAGGCGCTGCCGCTCGATGGCGTGCCCTGCACGATCAAGGAAAACATCAGGACGAAGGGCGTGGCCGTGCCGCTGGGCACCGCTGCAAACGATCTCGCTCCTGCCGCCACTGACGCCCCCCCGGCAGCGCGGCTGCGCGAGGCGGGCTGCGTGATCCTCGCCAAGACGACGATGCCGGATTACGGCATGCTCTCCTCCGGGCTTTCCAGCTTCCACAAGCCGGCGCGCAATCCTTGGGACATCACCAAGAACCCCGGCGGCTCCTCGGCCGGCGCGGGCTCGGCGGGCGCGGCGGGCTACGGGCCGCTGCATGTCGGCACCGATATCGGCGGCTCGATCCGCTTGCCGGCCGGCTGGTGCGGGCTTGTCGGCTTGAAGCCGAGCTTCGGGCGGGTGCCGATCGACCCGACCTATTACGGCCGCGTCGCCGGGCCGATGACGCGCACGGTCGCGGACGCCGCGCTGATGATGCGCGAATTGTCGAAGCCCGACGCCCGCGACGGCATGAGCTTGCCGCCGCAGGAACTTGACTGGCTGGCTGTCGATATCGACCTGAAGGGCCTGCGCATTGGCCTGCAGCTCGATGCGGGGATCGGGCTCGCCGTCGAGCCGGAGACCAAGGCCGCGATCGAGGCGGCCGCGAGGGCCTTTGCCGATGCCGGCGCGATCGTCGAGCCGGTTTCGCCCTACCTGACCCGCGAGATGCTGGACGGGCTCGACGATTTCTGGCGTCAGCGCGCCTGGGTCGATATCGGCGCGCTCTCGCCCGAGAAGCAGGCGAAGGTGCTGCCCTACATCTTCGCCTGGGCGGAGGGCGGCAAGGCCTTGCCGGGCGACAGGGTTTATCGCGGCATGAGCCAGATGATCGCGATGCGCGATGCGGCGCTGAAGGCGATTGCGCCTTACGACTTCATCCTCTCGCCGGTTTCGCCCGTGCCGAGCTTCCCGGCGGAATGGGCTTCGCCGATCGACGATCCCACGCGGCCCTTCGAGCATATCTGCTTCACGGTCGCGGCGAATATGTCGGACCAGCCGGCGATCTCCGTCCATGCCGGGCTGACGTCTGTTGGCCTGCCGATCGGCCTGCAGATCACCGGCAAGCGCTTCGACGATCTCGGTGTGCTCAGGATGGCCCGCGCCTGGGAGGCGATGCGCGGCGCGATCGCCTGGCCGGTCCTTCCCGCATGA
- a CDS encoding DUF4337 domain-containing protein codes for MSGSVETPEGGNKRIALLIALLALMLAFSEIGGKNAEQEAVAKNIEASNLWAFFQAKTIRGTAVRTAAEAMEVELAGVTDEAARQRLTKRIESWKQTAARYDSEPETQEGRKELAARAKAAEAQRDIAAARDDKFDIASGLIQIAIVISSAAIITGVVLLAWTGVALGLAGFALMALAQFAPTALF; via the coding sequence GTGTCCGGCTCCGTCGAAACGCCCGAGGGCGGCAACAAGCGCATCGCGCTCCTGATCGCGCTGCTGGCGCTGATGCTCGCCTTCTCAGAGATCGGCGGCAAGAATGCCGAGCAGGAGGCGGTCGCCAAGAACATCGAGGCCTCCAATCTCTGGGCCTTCTTCCAGGCCAAGACGATCCGCGGGACGGCGGTGCGCACCGCCGCCGAGGCGATGGAGGTCGAGCTTGCCGGCGTCACCGACGAGGCCGCCCGCCAGCGACTGACCAAGCGCATCGAGAGCTGGAAGCAGACCGCCGCGCGCTATGATTCCGAGCCCGAAACCCAGGAGGGGCGCAAGGAGCTCGCCGCCCGCGCCAAGGCGGCCGAGGCGCAGCGCGATATCGCCGCCGCGCGCGACGACAAGTTCGACATCGCGTCCGGCCTGATCCAGATCGCCATCGTGATCTCCTCGGCCGCGATCATCACCGGCGTCGTCCTGCTCGCCTGGACGGGCGTCGCGCTCGGCCTTGCAGGCTTCGCGCTAATGGCCCTGGCGCAATTCGCCCCGACGGCGCTGTTCTGA
- a CDS encoding SDR family NAD(P)-dependent oxidoreductase: MDLQLTGKRALVTGGSKGIGRAIARQLALEGVDVVIAARNQDELAEAASALAAESGRKVIGHIVDTQYDESVKALVAHTVAALGGLDILVNAAAKPGGQAPPPKLAEITDAVFWDDVNVKVMGYLRMAREAAPHMAANGWGRIISISGLAARSTGSTIGSIRNVAVSALTKNLADELGPQGINVTVVHPGTTRTERTASVIAARAASSGKSAAEVEAGMAANVTIGRLVDAGEVADIVAFLASPRSVAINGDAIACGGGIRGAIHY; this comes from the coding sequence ATGGATCTACAACTGACAGGCAAACGCGCGCTGGTGACCGGCGGCAGCAAGGGCATCGGCCGCGCCATCGCCCGGCAACTGGCGCTGGAGGGCGTCGATGTCGTCATCGCCGCGCGCAATCAGGACGAACTCGCCGAAGCCGCCTCGGCGCTCGCGGCCGAGAGCGGGCGCAAGGTGATCGGCCACATCGTCGATACCCAGTACGACGAGTCGGTGAAGGCACTGGTCGCCCACACCGTCGCCGCGCTCGGCGGGCTGGACATCCTCGTCAACGCCGCCGCAAAGCCCGGCGGGCAGGCGCCGCCGCCGAAGCTCGCCGAGATCACAGACGCCGTGTTCTGGGACGATGTGAACGTCAAGGTGATGGGCTATCTGCGCATGGCGCGGGAGGCCGCGCCGCACATGGCGGCGAATGGCTGGGGCCGGATCATCAGCATCAGCGGGCTTGCCGCGCGCTCGACCGGCTCGACCATCGGCTCGATCCGCAATGTCGCCGTCTCCGCGCTGACCAAGAACCTCGCCGACGAGCTCGGTCCGCAGGGCATCAACGTCACCGTCGTCCATCCCGGCACGACGCGCACCGAGCGCACGGCTTCGGTCATTGCCGCGAGGGCAGCGTCAAGCGGCAAGAGCGCGGCGGAGGTCGAAGCCGGCATGGCGGCGAATGTCACCATCGGCCGGCTGGTCGACGCGGGCGAGGTCGCCGATATCGTCGCCTTCCTCGCCTCGCCGCGCAGCGTCGCGATCAATGGCGATGCCATCGCCTGCGGCGGCGGCATCCGCGGCGCGATCCACTATTGA
- a CDS encoding tyrosine recombinase XerC — protein sequence MTDFDSFRRDWLSHLSSERRLSPKTLEAYGRDLGQFTAFLTEHLGGAPSLSDIAALKPVDLRAFLGQRRRDGVGNRTLMRQLASLRSFARFGERNGKLTAAAFAATRGPRLGKSLPRPLEPSAARAVTQADTRAGEEREQWVLARDAAVLGLLYGSGLRISEALSLARSQAPQNAGDALTVIGKGNKTRMVPVLPVVITAIAEYLKLCPWRLPPEGPLFVGAKGGPLSPRIIQLAVEGLRGALGLPSSATPHSLRHSFATHLLGRGGDLRAIQELLGHASLSTTQIYTRIDSTRLMAAYDAAHPRAGR from the coding sequence ATGACCGATTTCGACAGCTTCCGGCGGGACTGGCTTTCCCACCTCTCGTCCGAGCGGCGCCTCTCGCCCAAGACGCTGGAGGCCTATGGCCGCGACCTCGGCCAGTTCACGGCGTTCCTGACCGAGCATCTCGGCGGCGCCCCCTCGCTCTCGGATATCGCCGCGCTGAAGCCCGTCGATCTGCGCGCCTTCCTCGGCCAGCGCCGCCGCGACGGCGTCGGCAATCGCACGCTGATGCGCCAGCTCGCGAGCTTGCGCTCCTTTGCCCGCTTCGGAGAGCGCAACGGCAAGCTCACCGCCGCCGCCTTCGCCGCGACGCGCGGGCCGCGGCTGGGCAAATCGTTGCCGCGCCCGCTCGAGCCCAGCGCCGCCCGCGCCGTCACGCAGGCCGATACCCGCGCCGGAGAGGAGCGCGAGCAGTGGGTCCTCGCCCGCGATGCCGCCGTGCTCGGCCTGCTCTATGGCAGCGGCCTGCGCATCTCGGAGGCGCTCTCGCTCGCTCGTTCACAGGCGCCGCAGAATGCCGGCGACGCGCTGACCGTGATCGGCAAGGGGAACAAGACCCGCATGGTGCCGGTGCTGCCGGTCGTGATCACCGCGATCGCCGAGTATCTCAAGCTCTGCCCCTGGCGCCTGCCACCGGAAGGCCCGCTCTTCGTGGGCGCCAAGGGCGGGCCGCTCTCGCCCCGCATCATCCAGCTCGCGGTCGAGGGCCTGCGCGGCGCGCTCGGCCTGCCCTCCTCCGCCACGCCGCACTCCCTGCGCCATTCCTTCGCGACGCATCTGCTCGGCCGGGGCGGTGACCTGCGCGCCATCCAGGAACTGCTCGGCCACGCCTCGCTCTCGACGACGCAGATCTACACCCGCATCGATTCGACGCGGCTGATGGCGGCCTATGACGCCGCCCATCCACGCGCCGGGCGCTGA
- a CDS encoding ABC transporter permease, with protein sequence MIAYVLRRLLALVLTLLAAALVIFVVLEVLPGDPAAVTLGLNAAPEALAALRTEMGLDKPAALRFVLWLGGLVTGDLGLSYTYRVPVLQLIAERMAVTLPLSLMAIALATAIGIPLGMLAASRHGRLADAGVMAFAQAGLAIPNFWFGLLLVLVFAVGLGWLPAGGFPGWQAGFGTALKSLLMPALALALPQAAIIARVTRSSMLDTLQEDFVRTARAKGLSEGTTMRRHALRNALIPVVTILGLQFSVLIAGAIIIENVFALPGLGRLVFQAIAQHDLIVVKDLVMLFAGAAILINFAVELLYGLIDPRLRQA encoded by the coding sequence GTGATCGCCTACGTCCTGCGCCGCCTGCTGGCGCTGGTGCTGACGCTGCTTGCGGCGGCGCTGGTCATCTTCGTCGTCCTCGAAGTGCTGCCGGGCGATCCGGCGGCGGTGACGCTGGGTCTAAACGCCGCGCCGGAGGCGTTGGCGGCACTCAGGACTGAGATGGGGCTCGACAAGCCGGCGGCGCTGCGCTTCGTCCTCTGGCTCGGCGGGCTCGTCACCGGCGATCTCGGCCTGAGCTACACCTATCGCGTGCCGGTCCTGCAGCTCATCGCCGAGCGCATGGCGGTGACGCTGCCGCTCTCCCTGATGGCGATCGCGCTGGCGACGGCGATCGGCATCCCGCTCGGCATGCTCGCCGCCTCGCGCCATGGTCGGCTGGCGGATGCGGGAGTGATGGCCTTCGCCCAAGCAGGGCTCGCCATTCCGAATTTCTGGTTCGGTCTTTTGCTCGTGCTGGTCTTCGCTGTCGGGCTCGGCTGGTTGCCGGCCGGCGGCTTTCCCGGCTGGCAGGCGGGCTTCGGCACGGCGCTGAAATCGCTGCTGATGCCGGCGCTGGCCCTGGCCCTGCCGCAGGCAGCGATCATCGCGCGAGTGACTCGCTCCTCCATGCTCGACACGCTGCAGGAGGATTTCGTCCGCACCGCCCGCGCCAAGGGCCTGAGCGAGGGCACCACGATGCGCCGGCACGCGCTGCGCAACGCGCTGATCCCGGTCGTCACCATCCTCGGCCTGCAGTTCTCGGTGCTGATCGCCGGCGCGATCATCATCGAGAACGTCTTCGCCCTGCCGGGGCTGGGGCGGCTCGTCTTCCAGGCCATCGCCCAGCACGACCTCATCGTGGTCAAGGATCTCGTCATGCTCTTCGCGGGCGCGGCGATCCTGATCAACTTCGCGGTCGAACTGCTTTACGGGCTGATCGATCCGCGATTGAGGCAGGCATGA